A genomic window from Salvia splendens isolate huo1 chromosome 11, SspV2, whole genome shotgun sequence includes:
- the LOC121755272 gene encoding agamous-like MADS-box protein FUL-L isoform X2, whose protein sequence is MGRGRVEMKRIENKISRQVTFSKRRSGLWKKANEISLLCDADVALIVFSTSGKLFHYCSHPSMGRLVERYEQHTYSQKIGAPNEPKEDLLLDHPKLGHHLQYLHRTMRNYAGEDLDPLSFRELQSLEHQLQNALKRIRNKKNQLMHESISQLQKKEKSLQHQNHAIKKEVREKQQIGESREKPREAQDISSSKLHNLTMAGAEEDGGSNSLIPPWLLDHVPRR, encoded by the exons atgggTCGAGGTAGGGTTGAGATGAAGAGGATTGAAAACAAGATTAGCAGGCAAGTCACCTTCTCCAAGAGAAGATCAGGCCTCTGGAAAAAGGCTAATGAGATCTCCCTTCTCTGCGACGCTGACGTTGCTTTGATTGTCTTCTCCACTTCGGGAAAACTCTTCCACTATTGCTCTCATCCTAG CATGGGAAGACTTGTTGAACGATACGAGCAACACACGTACTCTCAGAAAATTGGTGCGCCTAACGAACCGAAG GAAGACTTGCTCCTAGACCATCCAAAACTTGGCCATCATCTGCAATATCTGCACAGAACTATGAG gaATTATGCGGGAGAGGATCTAGATCCACTGAGCTTCAGAGAGCTCCAAAGTCTTGAGCATCAACTCCAAAATGCTTTGAAGCGTATTCGAAATAAAAAG AACCAACTCATGCATGAGTCGATTTCCCAGCTTCAGAAAAAG GAGAAATCACTGCAGCATCAGAATCACGCAATAAAAAAGGAG GTAAGGGAGAAACAGCAAATAGGAGAGAGCAGAGAGAAACCACGAGAAGCTCAAGATATATCCTCCTCCAAACTTCACAACCTAACTATGGC TGGTGCGGAAGAAGATGGCGGTTCGAACAGCCTTATCCCGCCATGGCTACTCGACCATGTGCCAAGACGATGA
- the LOC121755272 gene encoding truncated transcription factor CAULIFLOWER A-like isoform X1 codes for MGRGRVEMKRIENKISRQVTFSKRRSGLWKKANEISLLCDADVALIVFSTSGKLFHYCSHPSMGRLVERYEQHTYSQKIGAPNEPKEDLLLDHPKLGHHLQYLHRTMRNYAGEDLDPLSFRELQSLEHQLQNALKRIRNKKNQLMHESISQLQKKEKSLQHQNHAIKKEVREKQQIGESREKPREAQDISSSKLHNLTMASGAEEDGGSNSLIPPWLLDHVPRR; via the exons atgggTCGAGGTAGGGTTGAGATGAAGAGGATTGAAAACAAGATTAGCAGGCAAGTCACCTTCTCCAAGAGAAGATCAGGCCTCTGGAAAAAGGCTAATGAGATCTCCCTTCTCTGCGACGCTGACGTTGCTTTGATTGTCTTCTCCACTTCGGGAAAACTCTTCCACTATTGCTCTCATCCTAG CATGGGAAGACTTGTTGAACGATACGAGCAACACACGTACTCTCAGAAAATTGGTGCGCCTAACGAACCGAAG GAAGACTTGCTCCTAGACCATCCAAAACTTGGCCATCATCTGCAATATCTGCACAGAACTATGAG gaATTATGCGGGAGAGGATCTAGATCCACTGAGCTTCAGAGAGCTCCAAAGTCTTGAGCATCAACTCCAAAATGCTTTGAAGCGTATTCGAAATAAAAAG AACCAACTCATGCATGAGTCGATTTCCCAGCTTCAGAAAAAG GAGAAATCACTGCAGCATCAGAATCACGCAATAAAAAAGGAG GTAAGGGAGAAACAGCAAATAGGAGAGAGCAGAGAGAAACCACGAGAAGCTCAAGATATATCCTCCTCCAAACTTCACAACCTAACTATGGC CAGTGGTGCGGAAGAAGATGGCGGTTCGAACAGCCTTATCCCGCCATGGCTACTCGACCATGTGCCAAGACGATGA